CGGCATCGACGGCTTCGAGATGATCCGCCGCCTGCGCGAGAACCCGCTGTGCGCCGACGTCGCCATCGTCGTGGTGTCCGCCCTGACCGCCAAGGAGATCGCAGCGGCAGGAGGCTTGCCGCCTGACGTCACGGTATATCGCAAGCCGATCCCGTTCCAGGAACTCCGCGGCTACGTCCAGTCCCTGATCGCGCTGCGCCGGCGGCAGCGCAACGCGGGCTGAGCGGGCCGGGAACGACATGAACAAGCTTGCGTTCATCATCGACGACAGCGCGGTCAACATCGCCGTCGGCCGCCTGCTGCTGCAGCGTCTCGGGTGGAAAGTGGAGGAGTTCTCGAGCGCGGCGGCGATGCTCGAGCGCCTCGGCGAGGTCACCCCGGCCTTCATGCTGCTCGACATCTCCATGCCCGACATGAGTGGCATGGAAGCCTGTCGGCGCATCCGCAGCAACCCGGCGTGGAAGGACATCCGCGTCATCGCCTACACCGCCCACGCCCACGATGACGAACGCCAGCGCTACCTTTCCGCGGGCTTCGACGAAATCATCACCAAGCCGGTGACCGTCGGATCGCTGACCGCCGCCGTCGGCGAGGCCAGCGCCAGATCGCC
This genomic stretch from Thauera sp. GDN1 harbors:
- a CDS encoding response regulator, with amino-acid sequence MNKLAFIIDDSAVNIAVGRLLLQRLGWKVEEFSSAAAMLERLGEVTPAFMLLDISMPDMSGMEACRRIRSNPAWKDIRVIAYTAHAHDDERQRYLSAGFDEIITKPVTVGSLTAAVGEASARSPSQP